Proteins encoded by one window of Halobacteriovorax sp. GB3:
- a CDS encoding cbb3-type cytochrome oxidase subunit 3 yields the protein MFKEVMANINSHWYPTLGLFLFFSIFIGATLWTMRKESHKIYDEASNLPLEDGTTLSSMNSKGAK from the coding sequence AGTGATGGCAAATATAAATAGCCACTGGTATCCGACACTAGGACTATTTCTCTTCTTTTCTATCTTTATTGGCGCCACATTGTGGACCATGAGAAAGGAGAGCCACAAAATTTATGATGAGGCCTCTAACCTTCCTCTAGAAGATGGAACTACTCTTTCATCTATGAATTCTAAAGGAGCTAAATGA
- a CDS encoding c-type cytochrome, with the protein MMSDDKKKVHLLDDEKHLVLDHDYDGIHELNHPLPSWWVGTWIISIIFSVPYFMYFHVAGGDGLRATYEKDLAKIKEIKAEQAKLLGDFKLASYEAWTKNNDALGIGKQVYVENCLTCHAEGGGGDIGPNLTDKYWLNVKDRVPSELYRVVNKGVEENGMPAWGEILSQEDMYAAVAYVISLKGTTPPKAKEPQGENIEK; encoded by the coding sequence ATGATGAGCGACGATAAAAAGAAAGTTCATCTTCTGGATGACGAAAAACACCTCGTCTTAGATCATGACTATGATGGGATCCATGAGCTAAACCATCCTCTACCAAGCTGGTGGGTTGGAACTTGGATTATCTCAATTATTTTCTCTGTTCCCTACTTCATGTACTTTCATGTCGCAGGTGGAGATGGTCTAAGAGCAACGTATGAAAAAGACCTAGCTAAGATTAAAGAAATCAAGGCCGAGCAAGCGAAACTTCTTGGTGATTTCAAGCTTGCTAGCTATGAAGCATGGACAAAGAATAACGATGCCCTTGGTATTGGAAAACAAGTCTATGTTGAAAACTGTCTCACTTGCCACGCTGAAGGCGGTGGTGGTGACATCGGGCCAAACCTAACTGATAAGTATTGGCTTAATGTAAAAGACAGAGTTCCAAGTGAGCTATACCGTGTCGTCAACAAAGGTGTTGAAGAAAATGGTATGCCAGCTTGGGGTGAGATCTTAAGCCAAGAAGACATGTACGCAGCTGTTGCCTATGTCATCTCGCTTAAGGGAACAACTCCTCCGAAGGCAAAAGAGCCTCAAGGGGAAAATATCGAGAAATAA
- the ccoG gene encoding cytochrome c oxidase accessory protein CcoG — MSKKNKFDLHESRLGTTGEHGERVYLFPEEVKGIWRTRRKYFYWFLIFLYMILPWINIGGKQSVLLNIPAREFTFFSYTFYAHNAPLLLFVLLGFLFTIGFITSIWGRVWCGWACPQTVFITSIYLKIEGLVEGKPRQRQKLSASPWSFEKAWKKSLKWFLFLVVSMHISHSFLGYFVGARKLFWITLSPPSEHMTLFLFMWFLTLLFLLDFGWFREQFCIIACPYGRIQSVMMDEHSMAIIYDEKRGEPRREPGMEKNEHGDCINCFACVKACPTGIDIRRGVQLECIACTNCIDACDDIMEKVHKPKGLIRYDTQASLEGQKTKILRPRNLVYLTAIIGIIIGFVVSLQVSREFNATFVRGPGDIYKEVTLPGGQREIRNLYQVNLENEAKTHLHIRVQIKDEKLRERITLVLPRNPFKMEKAYRKKNIFFKFPPSILDKGSKTVTLQFIDISKKSEELILEKEVKLAGPLK, encoded by the coding sequence ATGAGCAAGAAAAACAAATTTGATCTTCATGAGTCTAGGCTTGGAACAACTGGCGAACATGGAGAGAGAGTTTATCTATTCCCAGAAGAAGTAAAAGGAATTTGGAGAACAAGAAGAAAGTATTTCTATTGGTTTCTCATCTTTCTTTATATGATCCTTCCATGGATCAATATTGGAGGAAAGCAATCTGTTCTCCTCAATATTCCAGCAAGAGAATTCACATTCTTTAGTTATACATTTTATGCACACAATGCCCCCCTACTACTCTTTGTCCTTTTAGGCTTTCTCTTTACTATTGGATTTATCACCAGTATCTGGGGAAGAGTTTGGTGTGGTTGGGCCTGTCCACAAACCGTTTTCATTACATCAATATATTTAAAAATCGAGGGCCTTGTTGAAGGAAAACCTCGACAAAGACAAAAGCTAAGCGCTAGTCCATGGAGCTTTGAAAAAGCTTGGAAGAAATCACTTAAGTGGTTTCTCTTTCTCGTTGTCTCCATGCATATATCTCATTCATTTTTAGGTTACTTTGTTGGTGCGAGAAAGTTATTTTGGATTACTCTTTCGCCTCCAAGCGAGCACATGACTCTTTTTCTTTTCATGTGGTTTTTAACACTTCTTTTTCTTCTCGACTTTGGATGGTTTAGAGAACAGTTCTGTATTATTGCCTGCCCTTACGGAAGAATACAATCCGTTATGATGGATGAGCACTCTATGGCCATTATCTATGATGAGAAGCGTGGAGAGCCAAGAAGAGAGCCAGGCATGGAAAAAAATGAGCATGGTGATTGCATCAATTGCTTTGCCTGCGTTAAGGCCTGTCCAACAGGTATAGATATTCGCCGAGGGGTTCAATTGGAATGTATCGCTTGTACTAATTGTATTGATGCCTGTGATGACATTATGGAAAAAGTTCATAAACCTAAAGGACTTATTCGCTACGATACTCAAGCAAGTCTAGAGGGACAAAAAACAAAAATATTAAGACCTAGAAACCTTGTTTACCTCACGGCAATCATCGGGATTATTATTGGGTTTGTGGTCTCACTTCAAGTCTCAAGAGAGTTTAACGCTACATTTGTTCGTGGCCCTGGAGACATTTATAAAGAAGTCACTCTCCCTGGTGGTCAAAGAGAAATTAGAAATCTCTATCAAGTAAATCTTGAGAACGAAGCGAAGACTCATCTTCATATAAGAGTTCAAATTAAAGATGAAAAGCTTAGAGAACGCATTACATTAGTTCTGCCAAGAAACCCATTTAAAATGGAAAAGGCCTATCGCAAGAAGAATATTTTCTTTAAATTCCCTCCATCAATTCTAGATAAGGGATCAAAGACAGTAACTCTTCAGTTCATCGATATCTCTAAAAAAAGTGAAGAACTTATTTTAGAAAAGGAAGTTAAGCTTGCCGGACCTCTCAAATAA
- a CDS encoding sulfite exporter TauE/SafE family protein — MAGLGGSLHCVGMCGGLVAACAPTKKSIATYQVGRLFGYLLLGLIGGAIGSLLRFRLSHGESSLLAAFSIGALLIYWGVQSYRGKKAEMPLPKFVEKTHRSLWIRSMNLFQDQNSAKSMSVGFLSILLPCGMLYGVIISVSALQSPALAAMLMFFFWLGTLPAMGLAPGIIQKVIKPIFKKAPKLSSIFLIAIGLSTISFRVWGLYQEHFCH, encoded by the coding sequence ATGGCAGGCCTTGGGGGCTCGCTCCACTGTGTGGGGATGTGTGGTGGACTCGTTGCGGCCTGTGCTCCAACGAAGAAGAGTATTGCCACCTATCAAGTGGGAAGACTTTTTGGTTATCTTCTCCTTGGATTAATTGGTGGTGCAATAGGCTCTCTTTTGAGATTTCGCCTCTCCCATGGAGAATCATCTCTATTAGCAGCTTTCTCTATCGGTGCTCTTCTTATCTATTGGGGAGTACAATCCTATAGAGGAAAAAAAGCTGAAATGCCTCTTCCTAAGTTTGTTGAAAAAACTCATCGAAGTCTATGGATTCGATCAATGAATCTCTTTCAAGATCAGAATTCTGCAAAATCGATGAGCGTTGGTTTCCTCTCAATACTTCTTCCCTGTGGGATGCTCTATGGAGTAATCATAAGTGTCTCGGCCCTTCAAAGTCCTGCTTTAGCGGCCATGCTCATGTTCTTTTTCTGGTTAGGCACATTGCCGGCCATGGGACTTGCTCCAGGAATCATTCAAAAAGTAATCAAACCAATTTTTAAAAAAGCCCCCAAACTAAGCTCAATATTTCTCATTGCCATCGGGCTTAGTACGATTTCATTTAGAGTCTGGGGACTCTACCAAGAGCATTTTTGTCATTAA
- a CDS encoding amidoligase family protein, translating into MRFKTLIIFGLLFSLQGFASEKCHRLIQKYFNKSMDVRLGLRDTLDQKKFKSLGMEFEGVVVQNLTYFQISEQVQKALKDLGLDAQIKEIGEFNDHYEIQYYSGGELKKVSVLTDGSLISTTLGYPVEITSPIMRNTTEVWQYLSLIQMLGRRIDLRAEEDFGGIHVHYGAKDLTTEQLSHILKVFYVAEHKIIEKFEVKETRQISQMNNVPNAIHILSTHYKKGTLVKDIFDEVPLDRTLIAYKPETMTIELRIFNSNFLSDEHFANIDFSVNLLDDLLKNKDNIEDVSKEYREAALEKGFDFSSLSKGYHINQDIEESYQAQDPYLAQFMALKNGEEDK; encoded by the coding sequence ATGCGTTTTAAGACTTTGATTATTTTTGGTCTACTCTTTTCCCTTCAGGGATTTGCTAGCGAGAAATGTCACCGCCTTATTCAAAAATATTTTAATAAATCCATGGACGTGCGCCTTGGGCTTCGAGACACACTTGATCAAAAGAAATTTAAATCTCTTGGAATGGAGTTTGAAGGTGTCGTCGTTCAGAATCTTACTTATTTTCAAATTAGTGAGCAGGTCCAAAAAGCTCTTAAAGATCTAGGCCTGGATGCACAAATCAAAGAGATTGGTGAATTCAATGATCACTATGAAATTCAATATTACAGTGGTGGTGAGCTTAAAAAAGTTTCTGTTCTCACAGATGGCTCGCTCATTAGTACGACACTTGGCTATCCGGTAGAAATTACTTCTCCCATCATGAGAAATACTACAGAAGTGTGGCAATACCTCTCACTCATTCAAATGCTTGGAAGACGTATTGACTTAAGGGCAGAAGAAGATTTTGGTGGAATTCATGTTCACTACGGTGCCAAAGATTTAACGACGGAGCAATTATCTCACATTTTGAAAGTTTTCTATGTTGCCGAACATAAAATTATCGAAAAGTTTGAAGTAAAAGAGACGAGACAGATATCTCAAATGAATAATGTCCCAAATGCTATTCACATTTTATCGACCCATTATAAAAAGGGGACTCTTGTCAAAGATATCTTCGATGAAGTTCCTCTTGATAGAACTCTCATTGCCTATAAACCAGAGACGATGACAATAGAACTTAGGATCTTTAATAGCAATTTTCTATCCGATGAGCACTTTGCCAATATTGATTTTTCAGTCAACCTCTTGGATGATCTTCTAAAGAATAAAGACAATATTGAAGATGTTTCAAAGGAGTACAGAGAAGCGGCCCTTGAGAAAGGATTCGACTTTAGCTCCCTATCAAAGGGCTATCACATCAATCAAGATATTGAAGAGAGCTACCAGGCACAAGACCCCTATCTAGCTCAATTTATGGCCTTAAAAAATGGTGAAGAAGACAAGTAA
- a CDS encoding fatty acid desaturase, giving the protein MRQDFTYTDSPNPHAQRSKEIIKKYPKVRELIGPYPLSALYIVLITLLQVGLAYGLKDQSWALICLIAFMIGAICNHALFVMLHEACHNLVFKSNWSNKVMGIVCNLAQGFPSAIAFRTFHLLHHSNLNEYEHDADLAFHFEAKLVKNIWWRKIIWYVLFMFIEAVRPMKLKSGKVFDPWSLANIIIVVAFDFLIFKLFGTKALCYLLISSFFSVGLHPVGARWVQEHYTFKEGQETYSYYGILNKFSFNIGYHNEHHDLFRIPWIHLPKLKAMAPEYYEPLYAHKSWTKLLLTFIFSKNMDLYARIVRDKTRKA; this is encoded by the coding sequence ATGCGACAAGATTTTACCTACACGGATTCACCTAATCCTCATGCACAGAGGTCTAAGGAAATCATTAAAAAATATCCAAAGGTTAGAGAACTCATTGGTCCCTATCCTCTTTCGGCCCTCTACATCGTTCTCATTACTCTCTTACAAGTGGGACTGGCCTACGGACTAAAGGATCAAAGCTGGGCGCTCATTTGCCTTATTGCCTTTATGATAGGAGCAATTTGTAATCACGCGCTCTTTGTTATGCTACACGAGGCCTGTCACAACTTAGTTTTTAAATCCAATTGGTCGAATAAAGTCATGGGAATCGTTTGTAACCTTGCCCAAGGTTTTCCAAGTGCTATTGCTTTTAGAACGTTTCATCTTCTCCATCACTCTAATCTCAACGAATATGAACACGATGCCGACTTGGCCTTTCACTTTGAAGCAAAGCTTGTGAAAAATATTTGGTGGAGAAAAATTATTTGGTATGTGCTTTTTATGTTTATTGAAGCCGTTCGTCCGATGAAATTGAAAAGTGGAAAGGTCTTCGATCCATGGTCACTGGCCAATATCATTATCGTTGTTGCTTTTGATTTTCTCATCTTCAAGCTCTTTGGAACGAAGGCCCTATGCTATCTTTTGATTTCATCTTTTTTCAGTGTTGGTCTTCACCCTGTTGGGGCCAGATGGGTTCAAGAGCACTATACATTTAAAGAAGGACAAGAAACTTATAGCTACTATGGTATCTTGAATAAATTTAGCTTTAATATCGGTTATCATAATGAGCACCACGACTTATTTCGTATTCCTTGGATTCACCTTCCAAAACTCAAGGCCATGGCACCTGAATATTATGAGCCTCTCTACGCGCACAAATCGTGGACGAAACTTCTTTTAACTTTTATATTTAGTAAGAATATGGACCTCTACGCAAGAATTGTAAGAGATAAAACAAGAAAGGCCTAA
- a CDS encoding thioredoxin family protein, producing MDHQLTLENFEATVQAQQRPYVIQFFSTTCGPCQTMKPVIEKLRAENDSLNVFTVNTNEEPEISAHFGIRSVPTIHVCEGREILYSFHGVTPFRDLQFVLENIDDIHFRTTGEFKRDNEKKDYTFSLIVIGLLAIFIGLFVFLPK from the coding sequence ATGGATCATCAACTAACACTTGAAAACTTTGAAGCAACTGTACAAGCGCAACAACGCCCTTATGTTATTCAATTTTTTTCAACGACCTGTGGTCCTTGTCAAACAATGAAGCCTGTCATTGAAAAGCTTCGCGCTGAAAATGATTCTCTCAATGTCTTTACAGTCAATACCAATGAAGAACCTGAAATCTCGGCCCATTTTGGAATTCGCTCAGTTCCAACGATCCACGTTTGTGAAGGAAGAGAGATTCTCTATTCTTTTCATGGAGTGACTCCCTTTCGCGATCTTCAATTTGTACTAGAGAATATCGATGATATTCACTTTAGAACAACTGGTGAATTTAAAAGAGATAACGAAAAGAAAGACTACACCTTCTCTTTGATCGTCATTGGTCTTCTCGCAATTTTTATAGGACTCTTTGTCTTTTTACCAAAGTAG
- a CDS encoding cation:proton antiporter domain-containing protein — translation MAKGPSEVMTYLDLIVPAVGVAMMLCLLGRKLAKKFNIPKVSIFIFIGIFLGPTGINLFKNEMVYSLDLFTEAALGLILFNIGGAFNKDLLAKIDRRRMLFAFSMITFVFLITFTIFFLLSLFDASFTLQERLAISLFLGVISIEAAPPTTLLVMREFDAKGVMSQIIMIYLAIGTFMAIIGAKIFTIIFEIFGVWASVGADSTTKILMLIWSIVGSLGAGVLLGLGLSWWERKETNFSDIFFVIVTVIVFGQSLAHFLNFDPLLISLTLGFTLVNSSDVGMKIHNSFQSMGLSIYALFFVIAGAHIHLQEQIPTMGIVGMSYILARIASVYFSARLSERLFDRDSNIGHGLGQSVLSHAGAALAIVSTISSREEKTAQTVVTIIMTSIFVFEILGPFALKHSLFKAGEVGATGDDAKDKTLKTEKSFKDLTKTLKKNIGISKEKTQHAIINSIADLVVTDIVAIKHNATLKTVKQFLDQHYTFYPIVNEQMEYLGSIDIDVFKKFMAEEDTSFILAENLVGDTTCIPLNTPLNEVLHTFETHGQQALPVVADNTRKFIGILFYKDVLIHVDEKKNESKFIG, via the coding sequence GTGGCCAAAGGACCTTCAGAAGTAATGACTTATCTCGATCTCATCGTACCTGCCGTAGGTGTAGCAATGATGCTTTGCCTCCTGGGACGAAAGCTCGCAAAGAAATTCAATATTCCAAAAGTTTCGATCTTCATATTTATCGGTATCTTTCTTGGACCGACGGGAATTAATCTCTTTAAAAACGAAATGGTCTATTCACTCGACCTATTCACAGAGGCCGCACTCGGACTTATTCTCTTCAATATTGGAGGAGCTTTTAATAAAGACCTTCTCGCAAAAATTGACAGGCGAAGGATGCTCTTTGCTTTTTCAATGATTACATTCGTCTTTTTAATTACCTTTACCATATTCTTTCTTCTCTCACTCTTTGATGCAAGTTTCACTCTGCAAGAACGATTGGCCATTAGTCTCTTTCTTGGTGTGATTTCAATAGAGGCTGCCCCTCCAACGACTCTTCTAGTCATGAGAGAATTTGATGCAAAAGGTGTCATGAGCCAAATCATCATGATCTATCTGGCCATTGGTACTTTCATGGCGATTATTGGGGCCAAGATATTTACAATTATCTTTGAAATTTTTGGAGTCTGGGCCTCTGTTGGGGCCGACAGTACCACAAAGATTTTAATGCTCATTTGGTCCATTGTCGGATCCCTTGGGGCCGGTGTGCTCTTGGGTCTAGGGCTAAGTTGGTGGGAACGTAAAGAAACTAACTTCAGCGATATCTTCTTTGTCATCGTAACCGTCATTGTCTTTGGTCAAAGTCTTGCCCACTTTTTAAATTTTGACCCTCTTTTGATTTCCCTTACACTAGGCTTCACACTGGTTAACTCAAGTGATGTAGGAATGAAAATCCATAACTCTTTTCAAAGTATGGGACTTTCTATCTATGCCCTTTTCTTCGTTATTGCCGGTGCCCACATTCATCTTCAAGAGCAAATACCGACAATGGGAATCGTTGGAATGAGCTACATTCTTGCTAGGATTGCCAGTGTCTATTTCTCCGCGAGACTCTCAGAGCGCCTCTTTGATAGAGATTCAAATATTGGACATGGACTTGGTCAATCAGTTCTCTCCCATGCCGGTGCCGCACTTGCGATTGTTTCTACAATTAGCTCACGTGAAGAAAAAACAGCACAAACGGTCGTAACGATTATTATGACCTCAATTTTTGTCTTTGAAATTCTCGGGCCATTTGCTCTAAAACACAGTCTCTTTAAAGCAGGAGAAGTTGGGGCCACAGGTGATGATGCAAAAGATAAAACTTTAAAAACAGAAAAGTCTTTTAAAGACTTAACTAAAACTCTGAAAAAGAATATTGGAATCAGTAAAGAAAAGACTCAGCATGCGATCATCAATTCAATTGCAGATCTCGTCGTAACTGACATCGTGGCCATCAAGCACAATGCCACTCTTAAAACAGTTAAACAATTCCTCGATCAGCACTATACCTTCTATCCTATTGTAAATGAGCAAATGGAATACTTAGGTAGTATTGATATCGATGTCTTTAAGAAGTTTATGGCCGAAGAAGATACAAGCTTCATTTTAGCTGAAAATCTAGTTGGAGATACGACCTGTATACCTCTCAATACGCCATTAAACGAAGTCCTTCATACTTTTGAGACCCATGGACAACAGGCACTTCCCGTTGTTGCTGACAATACCAGAAAATTTATTGGAATCCTCTTTTACAAGGATGTCCTAATCCACGTTGATGAAAAGAAAAATGAATCGAAATTCATTGGCTAA
- a CDS encoding diacylglycerol/polyprenol kinase family protein, which yields MNEQIEKTDVKTPKATRKDIHLPRRLFHLTMGVGSGTIYALFLTHNQAVYILGTCACLLYIFEQVRLNYPEYSGTLSRVTKYFLRAEEQLKESASIPFVMGLLLTILTFPKSVSLVAIYTLAISDPLSAIIGIKFGRTRIVPHKSLEGSLAFFLSCFCIICFVYSPYLETKSWTLLFVAFAVSFSVSVFEMLPIKLDDNLTIPIFSAVTMWLAQTLLLL from the coding sequence ATGAACGAACAAATTGAAAAAACAGATGTAAAAACGCCAAAGGCCACGAGAAAAGATATTCACCTACCGAGGAGACTCTTTCATTTAACAATGGGAGTTGGCAGTGGAACAATCTACGCTCTTTTTTTAACACACAATCAGGCCGTATACATTCTTGGTACTTGCGCTTGTTTGCTCTATATTTTTGAACAAGTTCGCCTTAACTATCCAGAGTATTCAGGAACTCTCTCTAGAGTCACGAAGTACTTTCTAAGGGCCGAGGAACAACTTAAGGAATCGGCGAGTATTCCTTTTGTCATGGGACTTCTTTTAACAATTCTTACCTTTCCAAAAAGTGTCTCGCTCGTTGCCATTTACACTCTGGCCATCTCTGATCCCCTTTCAGCAATTATTGGAATCAAATTTGGTCGAACACGCATCGTTCCTCATAAGTCATTAGAGGGCTCTCTCGCCTTTTTCTTGTCGTGCTTTTGCATCATCTGTTTTGTTTATTCACCTTACTTGGAAACAAAGTCGTGGACACTTCTCTTTGTTGCCTTTGCTGTTTCATTTTCAGTATCTGTCTTTGAAATGCTACCTATTAAGCTCGATGACAATCTAACCATCCCCATTTTTAGTGCTGTTACGATGTGGCTGGCCCAGACTCTACTTCTTCTATAA
- a CDS encoding metal-dependent hydrolase, producing MDPVTQAVLGASVGQSYFKKHIVWASFFGALAGMAPDLDYIIRSKTDPLFTLEYHRQITHSLAFIPFGALIVAVLLHFIFKKKSKLSFKSTYLFCFLGYATHGLLDACTNYGTHLLWPFSNAREAWNIVAVIDPLATMPFLILCLLGLKLRKRRYSAIGLSFFIIYIGFGKIQQMRAKNYIEKIAKSRSHTISKMIVKPTAFNNILWRSVYKSGEEFFVDALRVSWSGDITFYAGESVKALDIESKKEIVSNKQFHDLKRFNFFSDEFLFEWKEGEIGDLRYSLVPNEIKPIWSIRFNLQDPLSHVDYWTVRELDQDRKTKVMNMIKGKNLN from the coding sequence ATGGATCCAGTTACTCAGGCCGTCTTAGGCGCTAGCGTCGGTCAATCTTATTTTAAAAAGCACATTGTTTGGGCAAGCTTCTTTGGCGCTCTTGCTGGAATGGCCCCTGATCTTGATTATATTATTCGCTCTAAAACTGATCCTCTTTTCACTCTTGAGTATCACAGACAAATAACGCATTCCTTGGCCTTCATTCCCTTTGGCGCTTTAATTGTCGCTGTACTCCTTCATTTTATTTTTAAAAAGAAATCAAAGCTAAGTTTTAAAAGTACTTATCTTTTTTGTTTCTTAGGTTATGCAACCCATGGTCTTCTTGACGCTTGTACTAATTATGGAACACATTTATTGTGGCCTTTTTCAAATGCTAGAGAGGCGTGGAATATCGTTGCTGTGATTGATCCTTTAGCGACAATGCCTTTTCTTATTCTTTGTCTTTTGGGCCTGAAGCTTAGAAAGCGTCGTTACTCTGCTATTGGTCTTTCTTTTTTCATAATCTATATTGGATTTGGAAAGATCCAACAAATGCGCGCCAAAAACTATATTGAAAAGATTGCAAAATCACGTTCTCATACAATCTCAAAAATGATTGTTAAGCCAACGGCCTTCAATAATATTTTATGGAGAAGTGTCTATAAGAGTGGTGAAGAGTTCTTTGTCGATGCTCTTCGTGTTTCTTGGAGTGGGGACATTACATTTTATGCGGGTGAGAGTGTCAAGGCCCTAGATATAGAGTCTAAAAAAGAAATCGTTAGCAATAAGCAGTTTCATGATCTGAAAAGATTTAATTTCTTTAGCGACGAATTTCTCTTTGAATGGAAAGAGGGCGAGATTGGTGATTTGCGCTACTCACTCGTACCCAATGAAATCAAACCTATTTGGTCAATTCGATTTAATTTACAAGATCCACTTTCTCATGTGGATTATTGGACGGTAAGAGAGCTCGATCAAGATCGTAAAACTAAGGTGATGAATATGATTAAGGGAAAGAATCTCAATTGA
- a CDS encoding outer membrane beta-barrel domain-containing protein translates to MAKKVSTFLLLTIFNAMTLGEVKAEEKDLYKFLWLDPDKSVYVLQNKMFPKRGTTYMELGYLSHLSAEYQDTTGASLKVGHFLNEQWAIELMFRKYSNSDNDALTSIREINQTVPFVRRPLQSTSLLAKWSPFYGKINTFNKIFYFDWHFAAGPSLIETESNAKTVADPNSDTRYDSESTIGATVKTGVRFHLNKNWQINIDYVKDFYQAPGVLVDGVQRPDKWRNQSDVIFSIGFSF, encoded by the coding sequence ATGGCAAAGAAAGTATCGACCTTCCTTCTTCTCACCATTTTTAATGCCATGACACTTGGAGAGGTTAAGGCAGAGGAAAAAGACTTGTATAAGTTCCTCTGGCTTGACCCTGACAAGTCAGTTTACGTCTTGCAAAACAAGATGTTTCCTAAGAGAGGTACTACTTACATGGAGTTGGGGTACCTCTCTCATTTATCAGCGGAGTACCAAGATACGACAGGTGCTTCACTCAAGGTCGGTCACTTTCTTAACGAACAATGGGCCATCGAGCTTATGTTTAGAAAATACTCTAACTCTGATAACGATGCCCTAACAAGTATTAGAGAAATAAACCAAACTGTACCATTTGTGAGAAGACCACTTCAATCAACTTCTCTACTAGCAAAATGGTCTCCTTTCTATGGAAAGATCAATACATTCAATAAGATTTTCTATTTTGACTGGCACTTTGCAGCTGGACCAAGTCTTATTGAGACAGAAAGTAATGCAAAAACAGTCGCAGACCCTAATAGTGATACTCGCTACGATAGCGAATCGACAATAGGTGCCACTGTTAAAACAGGAGTTCGCTTTCACTTAAATAAAAATTGGCAAATCAATATAGATTACGTCAAAGATTTCTATCAAGCACCTGGTGTACTCGTTGATGGAGTACAAAGACCAGATAAGTGGAGAAATCAAAGTGACGTTATCTTTTCTATTGGTTTTTCATTCTAA
- a CDS encoding MotA/TolQ/ExbB proton channel family protein encodes MENEIAQAATEPGFLQALATFMDEGGIFMWIIFFVWTMGLAISVERFKSLISYDLDGSKLMALIRTNVLNNNVKDAIGACSNSNALLPQVLRSGLKRANQEKEQIKDAIDATIMEVAPRVEKRMNYLALVANISTLVGLLGTIYGLIQSFAAVAGADPSMKAKLLALGISKAMNTTALGLISAISILVIHSFLTSKGEKILNDLEEYSIKIIDLLGTQRKAS; translated from the coding sequence ATGGAAAATGAAATCGCACAAGCAGCAACTGAACCAGGTTTTTTACAAGCACTCGCTACATTCATGGACGAAGGAGGGATCTTCATGTGGATTATCTTCTTCGTATGGACAATGGGGCTTGCCATTTCAGTAGAACGATTTAAATCACTTATTAGCTATGACTTAGACGGTAGTAAACTCATGGCCCTAATTAGAACGAACGTTTTAAATAACAATGTAAAAGATGCTATTGGCGCATGTTCAAATTCGAATGCACTTTTACCACAAGTACTAAGATCAGGGCTTAAAAGAGCGAATCAGGAGAAAGAGCAGATAAAGGATGCTATTGATGCGACAATCATGGAAGTCGCACCTAGAGTAGAAAAAAGAATGAATTATCTTGCTCTCGTTGCAAATATCTCTACTCTCGTAGGTCTTCTTGGAACAATTTATGGTCTTATTCAATCATTTGCAGCCGTTGCAGGTGCCGATCCATCGATGAAAGCGAAACTTTTGGCCCTTGGTATTTCCAAGGCCATGAATACAACAGCACTTGGTTTGATTTCGGCCATTTCAATTCTTGTCATTCACTCATTTCTTACAAGTAAGGGTGAAAAAATTCTCAACGATCTCGAAGAGTATTCTATTAAGATCATTGACCTTCTTGGAACACAAAGAAAGGCCTCTTAA
- a CDS encoding ExbD/TolR family protein, which produces MKRRMKQPEKLNLIPILDAVFIFIFFLLMSAQFVQIHEIRTDRPLVKDVSEKKDKTPPLNLTLKVTQAQIKVITGLEEKVVKQFNINKEDSKYLDDLNKLLGQIKTKHPKETTIIIKPDRRVKYAQIIKIVDHSKWLVAENSINQELFSNVIFESN; this is translated from the coding sequence ATGAAAAGAAGAATGAAACAGCCAGAAAAATTAAATTTAATTCCGATTTTAGATGCCGTTTTTATCTTTATTTTCTTTCTCTTAATGTCGGCACAATTTGTTCAAATTCATGAAATAAGAACAGACCGCCCACTTGTTAAAGATGTATCAGAGAAAAAAGATAAGACGCCACCACTGAATTTAACGTTAAAAGTGACTCAAGCGCAAATTAAGGTGATTACAGGTCTCGAAGAGAAAGTTGTTAAGCAATTCAATATTAATAAAGAAGATTCAAAATACTTAGATGATTTAAATAAGCTTCTTGGACAGATAAAAACGAAGCATCCCAAAGAGACAACAATCATAATTAAACCTGACCGTCGTGTTAAATATGCTCAAATCATAAAAATCGTCGATCACAGTAAATGGCTTGTCGCGGAGAACTCAATCAACCAAGAACTTTTTAGCAATGTTATTTTTGAATCAAATTAA